In one Mycobacteroides chelonae genomic region, the following are encoded:
- a CDS encoding Re/Si-specific NAD(P)(+) transhydrogenase subunit alpha has protein sequence MTDQPVTIGVVRESGEDERRVALVPKAIAGLIGKGVNVVIESGAGERALLPDELYTEAGASVGDAWSADVVVKVAPPSPAEVARLREGQTLIGFLAPRNADNSIGALKSAGVQAFAVEAIPRISRAQVMDALSSQANVAGYKSVLVAATESTRFFPMLTTAAGTVKPALVLVLGVGVAGLQALATAKRLGARTTGYDVRPEVADQVRSVGAQWLDLGIDAAGEGGYARELTEEERQKQQQALEEAIKGFDIVITTALVPGRPAPRLVTAAAVEGMKPGSVVVDLAGETGGNCELTEPGQTVVKHGVTIASPLNLPATMPEHASELYAKNITSVLELLIKDGALAPDFDDEIVAGSCVTREVS, from the coding sequence ATGACCGATCAACCAGTCACTATCGGAGTTGTCCGGGAGTCGGGTGAGGACGAGCGCCGCGTTGCGCTGGTGCCCAAGGCGATCGCCGGCCTGATTGGCAAGGGTGTGAACGTCGTCATAGAAAGCGGTGCCGGCGAGCGCGCGCTACTGCCCGACGAGCTGTACACCGAGGCCGGTGCAAGTGTGGGTGACGCCTGGTCTGCCGATGTCGTCGTCAAGGTTGCGCCGCCCTCGCCCGCCGAGGTTGCTCGCCTGCGTGAAGGGCAGACCCTCATCGGCTTCCTGGCGCCGCGCAATGCCGACAACAGCATCGGTGCGCTCAAGAGCGCGGGCGTGCAAGCCTTTGCCGTGGAGGCCATTCCGCGCATCTCCCGTGCACAGGTGATGGACGCGCTGTCGTCACAGGCCAACGTTGCCGGGTACAAGTCCGTGCTCGTGGCGGCCACCGAATCGACCCGCTTCTTCCCGATGCTCACCACGGCCGCCGGAACCGTCAAGCCCGCGCTGGTACTGGTGCTCGGTGTCGGTGTGGCCGGTCTGCAGGCCCTGGCCACGGCCAAGCGGCTCGGCGCGCGTACCACCGGCTACGACGTTCGCCCCGAGGTGGCAGATCAGGTCCGCTCGGTAGGTGCCCAGTGGCTCGATCTCGGCATCGATGCGGCCGGTGAGGGCGGCTACGCCCGCGAGCTCACCGAGGAAGAGCGTCAGAAGCAGCAGCAGGCGCTGGAAGAGGCCATCAAGGGATTCGACATCGTCATCACCACGGCGCTCGTGCCCGGGCGTCCGGCCCCGCGTCTGGTGACCGCAGCGGCGGTCGAGGGCATGAAGCCCGGCTCTGTCGTCGTGGATCTCGCGGGGGAGACCGGCGGCAACTGTGAACTGACCGAGCCCGGTCAGACCGTCGTGAAGCACGGTGTGACGATCGCGTCGCCCCTCAACCTGCCGGCCACCATGCCCGAGCACGCCAGCGAGCTGTATGCCAAGAACATCACGTCCGTTCTCGAACTCCTCATCAAGGACGGCGCTCTGGCACCGGACTTCGATGATGAGATCGTCGCGGGCTCCTGCGTTACCCGGGAGGTCTCCTAG
- a CDS encoding class I SAM-dependent methyltransferase: MTNIEDKDWSRSEGDSWDIVSSVGFTALGVAAARAVENAQPDPLVRDEYAEHFVRAAGEPHLIGLLDNPDAQALNPTTAFRQIGLRSRFFDEFFVNATKSGCTQAVILAAGLDVRAHRLPWPEGTKVFELDQPKVLEFKDRVLAEQGATPTSDRREVIVDLRDDWPAALLAAGFDPEAPTAWSAEGLIVYLPSAAQDLLFERVAALSAPGSQVAVEATRGRPDIAKWGEVQKKYADDSHPMSKVDISSLFYDEERADVAEWFAARGWTVHGAHALELAAAYGIDIPDLPQDVVELIEQGNYLTAALPR, translated from the coding sequence ATGACCAATATCGAGGACAAGGACTGGTCGCGCAGCGAGGGCGATTCCTGGGACATTGTGTCGAGCGTCGGGTTCACCGCCCTGGGCGTCGCGGCGGCTCGCGCGGTCGAGAACGCGCAGCCTGATCCCCTGGTGCGCGACGAGTACGCGGAGCATTTCGTGCGGGCCGCCGGTGAGCCGCATCTGATTGGGCTGCTGGACAATCCCGATGCCCAGGCGCTGAACCCGACGACCGCATTTCGCCAGATCGGTCTTCGTAGCAGGTTTTTCGACGAATTCTTCGTAAACGCAACCAAGTCCGGCTGCACGCAGGCAGTGATCCTCGCTGCCGGGCTGGATGTGCGGGCGCATCGGTTGCCGTGGCCGGAAGGCACCAAGGTCTTCGAGTTGGATCAGCCCAAGGTGCTGGAGTTCAAGGACCGTGTGCTGGCCGAACAGGGCGCCACCCCCACGAGTGACCGGCGTGAGGTCATCGTGGACCTGCGCGACGATTGGCCTGCCGCTCTACTCGCCGCAGGCTTCGACCCTGAGGCTCCGACGGCGTGGTCGGCGGAGGGCTTGATCGTCTACCTGCCGTCTGCGGCACAGGATCTGCTGTTCGAGCGGGTTGCCGCGCTCTCGGCGCCGGGCAGCCAGGTTGCCGTGGAAGCCACGCGCGGCCGGCCCGATATCGCCAAGTGGGGTGAGGTCCAGAAGAAGTACGCCGACGATAGCCATCCCATGTCGAAGGTGGACATCAGTTCGTTGTTCTACGACGAAGAGCGGGCTGACGTCGCAGAGTGGTTCGCCGCGCGCGGGTGGACGGTGCACGGCGCACATGCGCTGGAACTGGCTGCGGCCTACGGAATCGACATTCCGGATCTGCCGCAGGACGTCGTCGAACTCATCGAGCAGGGCAACTACCTCACCGCTGCTCTGCCGCGCTAA
- a CDS encoding NAD(P) transhydrogenase subunit alpha: MYGQLLANIAILVLAGFVGFAVISKVPNTLHTPLMSGTNAIHGIVVLGALIVLGNLPADASWGTRIIAFVALIFGTLNVIGGFLVTDRMLGMFKSKKPEQKEAAK, encoded by the coding sequence ATGTACGGACAGCTATTGGCCAACATCGCGATCCTGGTGCTTGCCGGGTTCGTTGGATTCGCCGTTATCTCCAAGGTGCCCAACACCTTGCACACCCCATTGATGTCCGGCACCAACGCCATTCACGGCATCGTGGTGCTGGGTGCGCTGATCGTGCTGGGCAATCTGCCCGCCGACGCCAGCTGGGGCACCCGGATCATCGCGTTCGTCGCGCTGATCTTCGGAACCCTGAACGTGATCGGTGGCTTCTTGGTGACCGACCGCATGCTGGGCATGTTCAAGTCGAAGAAGCCTGAGCAGAAAGAGGCGGCCAAGTGA
- a CDS encoding class I SAM-dependent methyltransferase, producing the protein MTDVEDKNWSRSEGDSWDIVSSVGYTALGVSAQRAVESERPDALIVDPFAKHFVLAAGEPHLIDTITKRDVPRASPFEYLRGMGMRSRFFDEFFLDAAASGIRQAVILAAGLDARAHRLPWPAGVTVYELDQPEVLAFKDRVYAEQGAAPTSDRRAVAVDLRDDWPAALKEAGFDPSQPTAWSAEGLLPYLPAVAQELLFERIVELSAPGSRAAIEGPTGVLGVSQFAKVEQKYRSEKDTFGKIDITELFYDEEKTPPVEWFSTRGWNTLGVDMFDLAERYGVQYPEVPEDIRELAGSMHYLTCTLPA; encoded by the coding sequence ATGACAGACGTCGAGGATAAGAACTGGTCGCGCAGCGAGGGGGATTCCTGGGACATTGTGTCCAGCGTGGGGTACACCGCGTTGGGGGTCAGTGCGCAGCGTGCCGTGGAGAGCGAGCGACCGGACGCGCTGATCGTCGACCCGTTCGCCAAGCATTTCGTGCTCGCAGCGGGAGAACCGCATTTGATCGATACGATCACCAAACGCGATGTGCCCCGGGCCTCCCCGTTCGAGTATCTGCGTGGGATGGGTATGCGCAGCCGGTTCTTCGATGAATTCTTCCTGGATGCCGCCGCCTCTGGCATCCGGCAAGCCGTCATCCTTGCCGCCGGATTGGACGCACGGGCACATCGGCTGCCCTGGCCCGCCGGGGTCACGGTCTACGAGCTGGATCAGCCAGAGGTCTTGGCCTTCAAGGACCGGGTGTATGCCGAGCAGGGCGCAGCGCCGACCAGTGATCGTCGGGCGGTGGCCGTGGACCTGCGTGATGACTGGCCGGCCGCGCTCAAGGAGGCTGGATTTGATCCCAGCCAGCCCACCGCATGGTCAGCCGAAGGACTGCTGCCGTATCTGCCTGCCGTCGCGCAGGAACTGTTGTTCGAGAGGATTGTTGAGTTGTCGGCCCCCGGCAGTCGTGCCGCGATCGAGGGCCCCACGGGCGTGCTGGGCGTGAGTCAATTCGCCAAGGTCGAGCAGAAGTACCGATCCGAGAAGGACACCTTCGGCAAGATCGACATCACCGAGCTGTTCTACGACGAGGAGAAGACACCGCCCGTCGAGTGGTTCTCCACACGAGGATGGAACACGCTGGGGGTGGACATGTTTGATCTGGCAGAACGCTATGGCGTGCAGTATCCGGAAGTCCCCGAGGACATCCGGGAGCTCGCCGGTTCGATGCATTACCTGACCTGCACACTGCCTGCTTGA
- a CDS encoding NAD(P)(+) transhydrogenase (Re/Si-specific) subunit beta, protein MSTESLNYLVDVLYIAAFALFIYGLSGLTGPKTAVRGNWIAAVGMGIAVLATLIKVSESATTLDWILIGAGLGIGVVLGIPPALKTKMTAMPQLVALFNGVGGGTVALIAWSEFIETKGFSEFKPDQSPTVALVVGSLFAAVIGSVSFWGSLVAFAKLQESIPKNVEKRLVASAKLFQASNIVLLLAAVGAAVYIGLHPGLPVWWIVAVLVFAGVMGLFVVFPIGGADMPVVISLLNAMTGLSAAAAGLALNNTAMIVAGMIVGASGSILTNLMAVAMNRSIPAIVFGSFGGGDTAAAAGSAEQGTVKATSASDAAIQMAYANQVIVVPGYGLAVAQAQHTVKEMADLLESKGVEVKYAIHPVAGRMPGHMNVLLAEADVEYDAMKEMDDINGEFNRTDVTIVIGANDVTNPAARNDPSSPIHGMPILNVDESRSVIVLKRSMSSGYAGIENPLFFQPQTSMLFGDAKKSVSAVIEELKAL, encoded by the coding sequence GTGAGCACCGAAAGCCTCAACTACCTCGTCGATGTTCTCTACATCGCCGCGTTCGCCCTCTTCATTTACGGTCTGTCCGGCCTGACCGGGCCCAAGACCGCAGTGCGCGGCAACTGGATTGCCGCCGTCGGTATGGGAATCGCGGTACTGGCCACGCTGATCAAGGTGAGCGAGAGCGCCACCACGCTGGACTGGATTCTGATCGGTGCCGGTTTGGGTATCGGTGTCGTACTGGGCATTCCGCCGGCGCTGAAGACCAAGATGACCGCCATGCCGCAGCTGGTGGCGTTGTTCAACGGTGTCGGTGGTGGCACCGTGGCTCTTATCGCCTGGTCGGAATTCATTGAGACGAAGGGCTTTTCGGAGTTCAAGCCGGATCAGTCGCCGACCGTGGCGCTGGTGGTGGGATCGCTGTTCGCCGCGGTCATCGGCTCGGTGTCTTTCTGGGGCTCGCTGGTGGCCTTCGCCAAACTGCAGGAGTCCATCCCGAAGAACGTCGAGAAGCGGCTTGTCGCTTCCGCCAAGCTTTTCCAGGCCTCCAACATCGTGCTGCTGCTGGCCGCGGTCGGCGCTGCCGTCTACATCGGGCTGCACCCCGGACTGCCGGTCTGGTGGATCGTCGCGGTACTGGTCTTCGCCGGTGTGATGGGTCTGTTCGTGGTGTTCCCCATCGGTGGCGCCGATATGCCGGTGGTCATCTCACTGCTCAACGCGATGACCGGTTTGTCTGCCGCCGCCGCAGGTCTGGCGCTGAATAACACCGCGATGATTGTCGCCGGCATGATCGTGGGCGCCTCCGGCTCGATCCTGACCAACCTGATGGCCGTCGCGATGAACCGGTCGATTCCGGCCATCGTGTTCGGCTCGTTCGGTGGCGGTGACACCGCGGCCGCCGCTGGCTCGGCCGAACAGGGCACGGTCAAGGCGACGTCTGCGTCCGACGCAGCGATCCAGATGGCCTACGCCAACCAGGTGATCGTGGTGCCCGGTTACGGTCTGGCCGTCGCGCAGGCCCAGCACACCGTCAAGGAGATGGCTGATCTGCTGGAGAGCAAGGGTGTTGAGGTCAAGTACGCCATTCACCCGGTCGCCGGCCGCATGCCCGGCCACATGAACGTGCTGCTCGCCGAGGCCGACGTCGAGTACGACGCCATGAAGGAAATGGATGACATCAACGGCGAGTTCAACCGCACCGATGTCACCATCGTGATCGGCGCCAACGATGTCACCAACCCGGCGGCGCGTAACGACCCGTCCAGCCCGATTCACGGCATGCCGATCCTGAACGTCGACGAGTCGCGCTCGGTGATCGTGCTGAAGCGTTCGATGAGCTCGGGCTACGCCGGTATCGAGAACCCGCTGTTCTTCCAGCCGCAGACCTCGATGCTGTTCGGGGATGCCAAGAAGTCGGTGTCCGCGGTCATCGAGGAGCTTAAGGCGCTGTAG
- a CDS encoding class I SAM-dependent methyltransferase, translating into MARTEGDTWDIVTSVGATALIVSAMRAVEARKAEPLARDDYAQHFVAATKTEAPIFSELLEDPTVAQEPDVQLFSSYLGARTKYFDEFFLAAGNAGVRQAVILAAGLDVRGYRLPWAPGTTVYELDLPKVLEFKKQVLDEHGVRATTTVHDLHVDLRDDWPEALTAAGFDATQPTAWLAEGLLPFLPGTAQDLLFQRIVMLSAAGSRVAVEDFGAPGTQADRMSSAMENEDGALRRIFKSIVEEDAPPSSLWFADEREDPAQWLTGHGWTVEATTAGELLKRYNRAPLAGEHELTDAMGQSRYFTASLGA; encoded by the coding sequence GTGGCCAGAACCGAAGGTGACACCTGGGACATCGTGACGAGCGTGGGCGCGACTGCGCTCATCGTCTCTGCCATGCGTGCTGTCGAGGCGCGTAAGGCAGAGCCGCTTGCGCGGGACGACTATGCGCAGCACTTTGTGGCTGCGACCAAGACTGAGGCGCCGATCTTTTCCGAGCTCCTGGAGGACCCCACTGTCGCCCAGGAGCCCGACGTGCAGCTGTTCTCGAGTTATCTGGGGGCGCGGACGAAGTACTTCGACGAGTTCTTCCTGGCTGCGGGAAATGCGGGTGTGCGCCAGGCGGTGATCCTGGCGGCGGGCCTCGACGTCCGCGGGTATCGGCTGCCCTGGGCGCCGGGCACCACGGTCTATGAGCTTGACCTTCCGAAGGTGCTCGAGTTCAAGAAACAGGTTCTCGACGAGCACGGGGTGCGGGCCACGACTACCGTCCACGACCTGCACGTCGACCTCCGCGACGATTGGCCCGAGGCGCTCACAGCGGCGGGTTTCGACGCCACCCAGCCGACGGCCTGGCTGGCCGAGGGGCTGCTTCCGTTCCTGCCCGGTACCGCGCAAGACCTGCTGTTCCAGCGCATTGTCATGCTGTCCGCGGCCGGAAGCCGTGTTGCCGTAGAGGATTTCGGTGCCCCCGGTACCCAGGCAGATCGGATGTCGAGCGCTATGGAGAACGAAGACGGCGCACTGCGCCGGATATTCAAGAGCATCGTCGAGGAGGACGCACCCCCATCGAGCCTCTGGTTCGCCGACGAGCGCGAGGATCCGGCGCAGTGGCTAACCGGGCACGGCTGGACCGTCGAGGCCACCACAGCGGGTGAACTGCTGAAGCGGTACAACCGGGCTCCGTTGGCCGGTGAGCATGAGCTGACGGATGCCATGGGGCAGAGCCGGTACTTCACCGCATCTCTGGGGGCATGA
- a CDS encoding alpha/beta fold hydrolase: protein MAADSILTLDLPNVRLQALSWGPHDGPLLICGHGFPDSAHTWRLLGPRLAADGWRVVAPFTRGYSPSEIPADAEYGVGALMQDIIDIHTVLGGDERAVYIGHDWGALVGNALARSGLSPFARIVTMAVPPFEVLGSSFASIGPIGWPGVLGRQLLMSWYTLFHQIPVLPELLLPWLLRLYWRRWSPGYDAHADLQYTGEAMLQKGNRRAVIGYYRANIGRALVPARKYWKTQRSLLDGARTPLLYLHGRADGCMTPRLVESARPDLPDRSVEIIDGGGHFVHLECPDVVYELVREFLRPPTTKVE, encoded by the coding sequence GTGGCCGCTGATTCCATCCTGACCTTGGACCTGCCCAATGTCAGACTGCAGGCCCTGTCCTGGGGTCCGCACGACGGTCCGCTGCTGATCTGCGGACACGGTTTTCCCGACTCTGCTCACACCTGGCGTCTGTTGGGCCCGAGATTGGCCGCAGACGGGTGGCGCGTGGTGGCGCCGTTCACCCGTGGTTACTCGCCCAGTGAAATCCCGGCCGACGCCGAGTACGGCGTGGGCGCGCTGATGCAAGACATCATCGACATCCACACAGTGCTGGGCGGTGACGAGCGCGCGGTGTACATCGGCCACGACTGGGGCGCGCTGGTCGGTAATGCCCTCGCCCGCAGCGGCCTGTCGCCGTTTGCCCGCATCGTCACCATGGCCGTGCCACCATTTGAGGTTCTCGGCTCCAGTTTCGCCTCGATCGGGCCGATCGGCTGGCCAGGTGTACTCGGGCGCCAGCTGTTGATGAGTTGGTACACGTTGTTCCACCAGATCCCGGTACTGCCGGAGTTGTTGTTGCCCTGGCTACTTCGGCTGTACTGGCGGCGGTGGTCGCCGGGATACGACGCGCACGCCGATCTGCAGTACACCGGTGAGGCGATGCTCCAGAAGGGGAACCGCAGGGCAGTCATTGGCTACTACCGCGCAAACATCGGGCGGGCCCTGGTTCCGGCGCGGAAGTACTGGAAGACCCAACGATCCCTCCTGGACGGCGCACGCACCCCACTGCTCTATCTGCATGGTCGTGCTGACGGGTGCATGACGCCGCGACTGGTAGAGTCTGCGCGCCCCGATCTGCCCGACCGCAGCGTTGAAATCATCGATGGCGGTGGACATTTCGTGCATCTGGAATGCCCGGATGTGGTGTATGAGCTCGTGCGTGAGTTCCTGCGCCCGCCCACTACGAAGGTAGAGTGA
- a CDS encoding TetR/AcrR family transcriptional regulator: MQPVPAASKAGNSSQRRAGRREELVAVASKLFAARGYHGTRMDDIADVAGLNKATVYHYFASKALILYEIYFKAAEETLACLQDDPRWTARESLYQCTSRMLALIFSNREQGAVYFQENPFLSEWLSPEQVAEIRKREDMVQERVQNIIERGIASSEFVECDSHVMALGYIGMVLGSYRWLNPSGRRSAQEIAVEFSTTLLRGLIRDEATRINDPLGVATTTSADGTL; the protein is encoded by the coding sequence ATGCAACCGGTCCCCGCTGCCTCGAAGGCAGGCAATTCCTCGCAGCGCCGTGCTGGCCGCCGCGAGGAATTGGTGGCGGTGGCGTCCAAGTTGTTCGCAGCGCGCGGTTATCACGGCACCAGGATGGACGATATCGCCGATGTCGCTGGCCTGAACAAGGCGACGGTGTACCACTACTTCGCTTCGAAGGCGCTCATCCTGTACGAGATCTACTTCAAGGCCGCCGAGGAGACGCTGGCCTGCCTGCAGGACGATCCGAGATGGACGGCGCGTGAGTCGCTGTATCAATGCACGAGCCGCATGCTCGCGCTCATCTTCTCGAACCGCGAACAGGGGGCGGTGTACTTCCAGGAGAACCCGTTCCTTTCCGAATGGCTCTCACCCGAGCAGGTCGCCGAGATCCGCAAGCGCGAGGACATGGTGCAGGAGCGGGTGCAGAACATCATCGAGCGGGGCATCGCCAGCTCCGAGTTCGTCGAGTGCGACTCGCATGTCATGGCGCTCGGTTACATCGGAATGGTTCTCGGCTCCTATCGGTGGCTCAATCCGAGTGGTCGCCGCAGCGCTCAGGAGATCGCTGTGGAGTTCAGCACCACGCTGTTGCGGGGGCTGATTCGGGACGAGGCAACTCGGATCAACGATCCGTTGGGTGTGGCGACGACGACGTCTGCTGACGGCACCCTGTAG
- a CDS encoding glutathione S-transferase family protein: MSQNPENTKYVEPGEFKRDTNYINTRITADGRDGYPVEPGRYRLVAARACPWANRTLIVRRLLGLEDVLSLGLCGPTHDKRSWTFDLDPGGVDPVLGIHFLRDAYLKRYPDYPRGITVPAIVEEATGEVVTNDYAQMTLDFSTEWVEYHRPGAPQLYPEALRTEIDEVNRRVYTEVNNGVYRCGFAGGQDAYDAAYDRLFTALDWLSERLAGQRYLVGDTITEADVRLFTTLARFDPVYHGHFKCNRQKLSEMPVLWAYTRDLYQTPGFGDTVDFGQIKEHYYVVHTDINPTRIVPKGPDLSGWLTPHGRETLGGRPFGDGTPPGLPRESERVPDHGPCPG; the protein is encoded by the coding sequence GTGAGCCAGAACCCGGAGAACACCAAGTACGTCGAGCCCGGTGAGTTCAAGCGGGATACCAACTACATCAATACGCGGATCACGGCAGACGGCCGCGACGGCTATCCGGTAGAGCCTGGGAGGTACCGGCTCGTCGCCGCGCGTGCCTGTCCCTGGGCGAACCGGACGCTCATCGTCCGTCGCCTCCTCGGTTTGGAAGACGTTTTATCTCTCGGGCTTTGTGGCCCCACGCACGACAAGCGCAGCTGGACTTTCGATCTGGATCCGGGTGGTGTCGATCCCGTCCTGGGTATCCACTTCCTGCGCGATGCCTATCTCAAGCGGTATCCGGACTATCCCCGCGGCATCACCGTGCCCGCCATCGTGGAAGAGGCCACCGGCGAGGTCGTGACCAACGACTACGCGCAGATGACGCTGGATTTCTCCACTGAATGGGTTGAGTATCACCGGCCGGGTGCGCCACAGCTGTATCCCGAGGCGCTGCGCACCGAAATCGACGAGGTGAACCGCCGCGTCTACACGGAGGTCAACAACGGCGTCTATCGCTGCGGTTTCGCCGGAGGCCAGGATGCCTACGACGCCGCTTACGATCGCCTGTTCACCGCACTCGATTGGTTGTCGGAAAGGCTTGCCGGACAGAGATATTTGGTGGGGGACACCATCACCGAGGCGGACGTTCGGCTGTTCACCACGTTGGCCCGGTTCGATCCGGTGTACCACGGGCATTTCAAGTGCAATCGCCAGAAGCTGAGCGAGATGCCGGTGCTGTGGGCGTACACGCGGGATCTGTACCAAACACCGGGCTTCGGTGACACCGTCGATTTCGGGCAGATCAAGGAGCACTACTACGTGGTGCACACCGATATCAACCCCACTCGGATTGTCCCGAAGGGGCCGGATCTGAGTGGCTGGCTTACCCCGCATGGACGCGAGACACTGGGGGGCAGACCGTTCGGGGATGGCACCCCGCCGGGGCTGCCGAGAGAGTCGGAACGCGTGCCAGATCACGGTCCTTGCCCTGGTTAA
- a CDS encoding SAM-dependent methyltransferase → MARTDGDTWDIVTSVGYTALAVAAARALDAKLDPPLAHDEYAEKFVAAAGEPQLAQAVAAGDISGLAGANASWVGVRTRFFDNFFADAAGAGVRQVVILAAGLDARAYRLPWPTGTTVFEVDQPRVLEFKDQVLAGAEAGPAAGRVPVAVDLRDDWPNALVGAGFDPEQATAWALEGLLPYLPGVAQDALFEKLHELSAPGSRIAAELGPLPGEIAQFERDMPSHADSPGQPKVSELWYDDPRRDTTSWLAERGWTVAGIDLVEAAVGYGRPFGEIPRSFETLLRTKFFTATRTS, encoded by the coding sequence ATGGCGCGCACCGACGGAGACACCTGGGACATCGTCACGAGCGTCGGCTACACCGCGCTGGCGGTCGCGGCCGCTCGAGCACTCGACGCGAAACTGGATCCGCCACTGGCACACGACGAGTACGCCGAGAAGTTCGTTGCCGCCGCCGGCGAACCGCAATTGGCCCAAGCCGTGGCCGCCGGCGACATCAGCGGCCTCGCCGGTGCCAATGCCAGTTGGGTCGGTGTGCGGACGCGATTCTTCGACAACTTCTTTGCCGATGCGGCCGGAGCCGGGGTGCGGCAAGTGGTCATTCTGGCCGCAGGATTAGACGCCCGTGCGTACCGATTGCCCTGGCCCACGGGTACGACCGTCTTCGAGGTGGACCAACCGCGGGTTCTCGAATTCAAAGATCAAGTACTCGCCGGGGCGGAGGCTGGTCCGGCGGCCGGTCGGGTGCCGGTGGCCGTCGACCTGCGTGATGACTGGCCGAATGCGTTGGTGGGGGCCGGGTTCGATCCCGAACAGGCCACCGCATGGGCTCTGGAAGGGCTGTTGCCCTACCTGCCCGGGGTGGCACAGGACGCACTTTTCGAGAAGTTGCATGAGCTGTCGGCTCCCGGAAGCCGGATCGCGGCCGAGCTGGGTCCCTTGCCCGGGGAGATTGCACAGTTTGAGCGGGACATGCCGTCGCATGCAGATTCTCCTGGTCAGCCGAAGGTCTCCGAACTCTGGTACGACGATCCCCGGCGAGATACCACGTCGTGGCTTGCTGAAAGAGGCTGGACCGTCGCGGGAATCGACCTTGTGGAGGCGGCCGTGGGATACGGCAGGCCGTTCGGGGAAATACCCCGATCATTCGAAACACTGCTGCGTACAAAGTTTTTCACCGCTACCCGGACAAGCTGA
- a CDS encoding low temperature requirement protein A, which produces MISGLRAMVARDPAQPHRAATPLELLFDLVFVVAVSRASGTLHHFWAEGHFAEGLAGYAIGFFAIWWAWMNFTWFASAFDTDDWLYRVTVIVQMAGALTVAAGVERAMTGADFGIAIGGYVLMRIAAGSQWVRAAISDPTTRATCLRYAAGITVVQAAWVCWGLFAPEHLRIPLFVVIALADMSVPVFAERVAPTTWHPEHIAERYGLFTLIVLGESILASANSIIGGAEEADHTGTMIGIAASALLIVAAVWWIYFDQEQECKDTSLRSTLLWGYSHYFIFAAVAALSAGFEIAVDEGLGKSHLSPTVAAFTITVPFAIYLVLAWLVLLLQRRDTILNIGLPAIAFVAVLVSSLPHPLYWLAGLAALAAALVTWRRVEDTEPSR; this is translated from the coding sequence ATGATCAGTGGCCTGCGGGCCATGGTGGCACGCGATCCCGCACAGCCGCATCGCGCAGCCACCCCGCTAGAACTGCTCTTCGACCTCGTCTTCGTGGTCGCGGTGTCCCGCGCCTCCGGAACCCTGCACCATTTCTGGGCCGAAGGTCATTTCGCCGAGGGACTCGCCGGGTATGCGATCGGCTTCTTCGCCATCTGGTGGGCGTGGATGAACTTCACCTGGTTCGCCAGCGCCTTCGACACCGACGACTGGCTCTACCGGGTGACGGTGATCGTCCAGATGGCCGGGGCGCTCACCGTCGCGGCAGGTGTCGAGCGCGCGATGACAGGGGCCGACTTCGGCATCGCCATCGGTGGCTACGTGCTCATGCGCATCGCCGCGGGCAGTCAATGGGTGCGTGCCGCCATCAGCGATCCCACCACGCGTGCCACCTGCCTGCGCTACGCGGCCGGCATTACCGTCGTCCAGGCGGCATGGGTCTGCTGGGGGCTGTTCGCACCGGAGCATCTGCGCATACCACTGTTCGTGGTGATCGCACTGGCCGATATGTCGGTGCCCGTGTTCGCCGAGCGCGTGGCCCCGACTACGTGGCACCCCGAGCACATCGCGGAGCGCTACGGACTGTTCACCCTGATCGTGCTCGGTGAATCCATCCTGGCCTCGGCGAACTCGATCATCGGCGGCGCCGAGGAAGCCGATCACACCGGCACCATGATCGGCATCGCGGCGTCGGCCTTGCTCATCGTGGCCGCGGTGTGGTGGATCTACTTCGATCAGGAACAAGAGTGCAAGGACACGTCCCTGCGGTCGACCCTGCTGTGGGGTTACAGCCACTACTTCATCTTCGCCGCCGTTGCCGCGCTGTCGGCGGGATTCGAGATCGCCGTCGACGAGGGGCTCGGCAAGAGTCACCTAAGTCCCACCGTTGCGGCCTTCACGATCACGGTCCCGTTCGCCATCTATCTGGTGCTGGCGTGGCTGGTGCTGCTCCTGCAACGCCGCGACACCATCCTGAATATCGGGCTACCGGCGATTGCCTTTGTGGCAGTGTTGGTTTCATCACTGCCGCACCCGTTGTACTGGCTGGCCGGGTTGGCGGCACTGGCCGCCGCACTGGTCACCTGGCGGCGTGTCGAGGACACCGAGCCCTCCCGTTAA